From one Pedobacter faecalis genomic stretch:
- a CDS encoding DUF6266 family protein, producing MGKFGKGILGPFSGKVGTVIGAVREGEWTMRSLPSKSSKPATAAQLAQRAAFGLMIGFFRPIGPVLKAGFRNRKRGQSANNAAMQYNLNEAIVGVYPDLSLDYSKITLSRGPLLEPPVMDVSAAVDAQLDFSWLNNAGTGLGNTNGTDKVTIVVYNAVKDRFVVVQDAVARSTQSYALSLPPDFSGDSVDIWVFFISADGKHASDSVYLGDMDIA from the coding sequence ATGGGAAAATTTGGTAAAGGTATCCTGGGGCCATTCTCAGGAAAAGTTGGGACGGTGATTGGTGCCGTTCGTGAAGGTGAATGGACGATGCGAAGTTTGCCGTCGAAATCGAGTAAGCCGGCTACGGCGGCGCAGCTCGCACAGCGTGCTGCTTTTGGTTTGATGATCGGGTTTTTCCGCCCGATAGGTCCGGTGCTTAAGGCTGGATTCAGGAACAGGAAGCGGGGGCAGTCGGCCAATAACGCCGCGATGCAGTATAACCTGAACGAGGCGATCGTTGGTGTGTATCCGGACCTGTCGCTCGACTACAGCAAGATCACGCTCAGCCGCGGCCCGCTGCTGGAGCCACCGGTTATGGATGTTTCGGCCGCGGTAGATGCGCAGCTTGATTTTAGCTGGCTGAACAATGCAGGTACTGGTCTGGGAAACACCAATGGCACTGACAAGGTCACGATTGTGGTGTACAATGCGGTGAAAGACCGCTTCGTTGTGGTGCAGGACGCCGTGGCGCGGTCGACCCAAAGCTATGCGCTTTCACTCCCACCGGATTTTAGCGGCGACAGTGTAGATATCTGGGTGTTCTTTATAAGCGCTGATGGCAAGCATGCCAGTGACAGTGTGTATCTGGGCGATATGGATATCGCGTAG
- a CDS encoding response regulator, translating to MIKKLIICDDDADILEMLEMVLEDTPFEIVTETDSRKVLDQVLNLNPDLLLMDLWMPGLSGDQVLKRLREDERTRETKVIIMSASRDGQSVAMAAGADGFIAKPFDIDALVDKISLS from the coding sequence ATGATTAAAAAGCTTATCATTTGTGATGATGATGCGGACATCCTAGAGATGCTCGAAATGGTGCTTGAGGATACCCCGTTTGAAATAGTTACAGAAACAGACAGCAGAAAGGTTTTGGATCAGGTGCTTAACCTTAATCCGGATCTGCTGCTGATGGATCTGTGGATGCCCGGCCTTTCCGGAGACCAGGTGCTGAAGCGGTTGAGGGAAGACGAGCGCACCAGGGAAACCAAGGTGATCATTATGTCGGCCAGCCGCGACGGCCAGTCTGTTGCTATGGCCGCGGGTGCCGATGGCTTTATTGCCAAGCCATTTGATATTGATGCGCTCGTTGACAAGATTTCGCTTTCTTGA
- a CDS encoding peptidoglycan-binding protein yields the protein MGTVKFLSGLFCLAFVCGGWLPGSGVVAARVSEQRFLMYKKENDEERIIRIAENEIGVREEGCENCGRRVEAYLKYVGLGKGSPWCAAYVSWVFAEAGFAHPRTAWTPALFPSGREMVNRMAGIPARQEKALVYGLYYPSLGRVGHCGIVTGWQGDWVLGTEGNTNMSGARDGEGVYRKIRHQRTVAKLANWLDNAGRPQSGKRNGGKRGKI from the coding sequence ATGGGTACAGTTAAGTTTTTATCTGGCTTGTTTTGCCTTGCTTTTGTTTGCGGGGGTTGGCTGCCTGGCAGCGGTGTTGTAGCAGCCCGGGTGTCGGAGCAGCGTTTTTTGATGTACAAAAAGGAGAATGATGAGGAAAGAATTATCAGAATCGCCGAAAATGAGATCGGCGTTAGGGAGGAAGGTTGTGAAAATTGTGGTCGGCGTGTTGAAGCATATCTTAAGTACGTGGGTCTCGGAAAAGGTTCGCCGTGGTGCGCGGCGTATGTAAGCTGGGTGTTTGCTGAAGCGGGTTTCGCTCATCCACGTACCGCCTGGACGCCGGCCTTGTTCCCCAGTGGACGGGAGATGGTAAACCGTATGGCAGGTATACCGGCGCGTCAGGAAAAAGCCCTTGTGTATGGGCTGTATTATCCCTCGCTGGGACGGGTGGGCCATTGCGGAATTGTAACGGGCTGGCAGGGCGATTGGGTCCTTGGCACGGAGGGAAATACCAACATGAGCGGGGCACGCGATGGTGAAGGTGTATATAGAAAGATAAGGCACCAACGAACGGTTGCTAAGCTGGCAAACTGGCTGGACAATGCGGGTCGCCCGCAATCCGGAAAAAGAAATGGAGGCAAGCGTGGCAAAATATAG
- a CDS encoding tetratricopeptide repeat protein encodes MKFSPFKCLVLLISIAPLFLSAQQKAATDLVFNKNFYDMENQWVVFPKKHTDSAYAYGVVYVDSSAGFTFDFQGTFKVMDDGTFSARPFSNSGNAKVRLETNIAQVSPLSADRLKQLNLPQEAAFLKHYKVNMEETRNIVTWGRHYNHVGAYAKALEYLLNAYAKEPHAAGLEFELAFNYNANKKFDKAAEVLNVAMRHDPKNFWFYRELGYTYMNLGKLEDAEKTYSAGIDLAGQSPQKMEMAYNMAYGFFSVRNKGKFEEWYKKAEQLIANPNSVMMRNLNDMKQKL; translated from the coding sequence ATGAAATTCTCTCCATTTAAATGCCTCGTTTTGCTGATAAGCATTGCACCCCTGTTTCTTTCTGCACAGCAAAAAGCTGCAACCGATCTTGTTTTCAATAAGAACTTCTACGACATGGAAAATCAGTGGGTGGTGTTCCCTAAAAAGCATACAGATTCTGCTTATGCTTACGGAGTGGTTTATGTCGATTCCTCAGCGGGTTTTACTTTTGATTTTCAAGGTACATTTAAGGTCATGGACGACGGAACCTTCTCCGCCAGGCCATTCAGCAATAGTGGAAATGCGAAAGTCCGGCTCGAGACAAACATTGCCCAGGTTTCTCCGTTGTCGGCTGACCGGCTGAAGCAGTTGAATCTCCCTCAAGAAGCTGCATTCCTCAAGCATTATAAGGTAAACATGGAAGAGACCAGGAACATTGTTACCTGGGGCCGGCACTACAACCATGTAGGTGCTTACGCTAAGGCATTAGAATATTTGCTTAATGCATACGCGAAAGAGCCTCATGCAGCAGGCCTTGAATTTGAACTTGCTTTTAATTATAATGCTAACAAAAAGTTTGATAAAGCTGCCGAAGTGTTAAACGTGGCGATGAGGCATGATCCGAAAAACTTCTGGTTTTACCGCGAACTTGGCTATACGTATATGAATCTAGGCAAACTGGAGGACGCCGAAAAGACTTATTCAGCAGGGATTGATCTTGCTGGGCAAAGCCCGCAAAAAATGGAAATGGCCTACAATATGGCGTATGGCTTTTTTAGCGTACGGAACAAAGGTAAATTTGAGGAGTGGTATAAGAAAGCGGAACAACTTATTGCTAATCCAAATTCTGTGATGATGCGGAATTTGAACGACATGAAGCAAAAACTTTAA